The following coding sequences lie in one Halogeometricum rufum genomic window:
- the lpdA gene encoding dihydrolipoyl dehydrogenase, with translation MVVGDISTGTEVLVVGAGPGGYVAAIRAAQHGLDTTLVEKDAYGGTCLNHGCIPSKAFITASSLAHEAGHAEEMGIHANPAVDMSQMRSWKDDVVDGLTGGVEKLCKANGVNLIEGTARFKDDGAVRIEHGGEGQGSETVEFEHCIVATGSRPIQIPGFEFADDPIWSSRDALAADSVPDELVVVGAGYIGMELSTTFAKLGSDVTVVEMLDDVLPGYEDDVARVVRTHAESLGIDFHFGEGASGWSPDGDGVVVETETEDGETASYHADKVLVAVGRSPVTDTLDVANAGLEPNENGFLETDDRMRTDVEHIYAVGDVVADSPMLAHVGSKEGIVAAEHVAGEPAAYDAQAVPAAVFTDPEIGTVGMTEAEAEEAGFTPAVGQMPFNASGRAMTTGHTDGFVRVVADEDSGFVLGGQIVGPEASELVAELALAIEMGATLEDVAGTIHTHPTLAEAVMEAAENAQGQAIHTLNR, from the coding sequence ATGGTCGTTGGAGACATCTCGACAGGAACTGAGGTACTGGTCGTCGGCGCGGGACCGGGCGGCTACGTCGCCGCCATCCGCGCGGCGCAACACGGACTGGACACGACGCTGGTGGAGAAGGACGCCTACGGCGGCACCTGCCTGAACCACGGCTGTATCCCCTCGAAGGCGTTCATCACCGCGTCGTCGCTGGCCCACGAGGCGGGCCACGCCGAGGAGATGGGCATCCACGCGAACCCCGCGGTGGACATGTCGCAGATGCGCAGTTGGAAGGACGACGTGGTGGACGGACTCACCGGCGGCGTCGAGAAACTGTGCAAGGCCAACGGCGTCAACCTCATCGAGGGGACGGCGCGGTTCAAGGACGACGGCGCGGTGCGCATCGAACACGGCGGCGAGGGGCAGGGCTCCGAAACCGTCGAGTTCGAGCACTGCATCGTCGCCACAGGCTCTCGCCCGATACAGATTCCGGGGTTCGAGTTCGCCGACGACCCCATCTGGTCGTCGCGGGACGCACTCGCGGCCGACTCGGTGCCGGACGAACTCGTCGTCGTCGGCGCGGGCTACATCGGCATGGAACTGTCGACGACGTTCGCGAAACTCGGCTCCGACGTGACCGTCGTGGAGATGCTGGACGACGTGCTCCCGGGCTACGAGGACGACGTCGCCCGCGTCGTCCGCACGCACGCCGAGAGCCTCGGCATCGACTTCCACTTCGGCGAGGGCGCGAGCGGTTGGTCGCCCGACGGCGACGGCGTCGTCGTCGAGACGGAGACGGAGGACGGCGAGACGGCGTCGTACCACGCCGACAAGGTGCTCGTCGCCGTCGGCCGGTCGCCGGTCACCGACACCCTCGACGTGGCGAACGCCGGTCTGGAACCGAACGAGAACGGCTTCCTCGAGACGGACGACCGGATGCGGACGGACGTCGAGCACATCTACGCCGTCGGCGACGTGGTGGCCGACTCGCCGATGCTGGCGCACGTCGGGTCGAAAGAGGGCATCGTCGCGGCCGAACACGTCGCGGGCGAACCCGCGGCCTACGACGCGCAGGCCGTCCCCGCCGCGGTGTTCACCGACCCCGAGATAGGGACGGTGGGCATGACCGAGGCGGAGGCCGAGGAGGCGGGCTTCACTCCCGCCGTCGGCCAGATGCCGTTCAACGCCTCCGGGCGCGCGATGACGACGGGCCACACCGACGGCTTCGTCCGCGTCGTCGCCGACGAGGACAGCGGCTTCGTCCTCGGGGGCCAGATAGTCGGCCCCGAAGCCTCGGAACTCGTCGCCGAACTCGCACTCGCCATCGAGATGGGCGCGACGCTCGAAGACGTGGCCGGCACCATCCACACCCACCCCACCCTCGCCGAGGCGGTCATGGAAGCCGCCGAGAACGCGCAGGGACAGGCGATTCACACGCTGAACCGGTGA
- a CDS encoding universal stress protein: MALLVPFDGSELAAAALTRATQFGYAFDEDTLAVSVIPDGNVEYARERGWLDAGEAFDRETVVSRLHERVADRSPSADFQYEAVDRYATPGTIANRLRKVARREEASMVFVGSENAGHIVTTLSSVGSRVAADGAYDVVVVRHRQPREIPALSAASEHRTSEPRVDRSDED; this comes from the coding sequence ATGGCACTTCTCGTCCCCTTCGACGGGTCGGAACTCGCGGCGGCGGCGCTCACGCGGGCGACGCAGTTCGGGTACGCCTTCGACGAGGACACCCTCGCGGTGAGCGTGATTCCCGACGGGAACGTCGAGTACGCCCGCGAGCGGGGGTGGCTCGACGCGGGCGAGGCGTTCGACCGAGAGACGGTGGTCTCGCGACTGCACGAACGGGTGGCCGACCGCAGTCCGAGCGCCGACTTCCAGTACGAGGCGGTGGACCGCTACGCGACGCCGGGGACGATAGCGAACCGGCTTCGCAAGGTGGCCAGACGCGAGGAGGCGTCGATGGTGTTCGTCGGCAGCGAGAACGCCGGCCACATCGTCACGACTCTCAGTAGCGTCGGGAGCAGAGTCGCCGCGGACGGAGCGTACGACGTGGTGGTCGTCCGCCACCGCCAGCCCCGCGAAATCCCCGCGCTGTCGGCGGCCAGCGAGCACCGTACGTCGGAGCCGAGGGTCGACCGCTCCGACGAGGACTGA
- a CDS encoding dihydrolipoamide acetyltransferase family protein has product MATKEFKLPDVGEGVAEGELVTWHVSPGDTVTEDQVVAEVETDKALVDVPSPYDGTVKELLAEEGEMVPVGTVIITFDVEGEGDEAAAESEAGDGTEASADAEATDEGATAEETAETETSSGRVFASPSVRKLARELDVDVAAVSGTGPSGRVTESDVRAAAESDDEAETGGPREVSFSGESAVSKRGDAGNGEVSSAASASQSAAGREKTLAAPATRRVAQEEGVNIDDVPATERRDGEAFVSAAAVREYAEAQRAAQEADAEALAAEEGAGEAAEAADAETASAATESADAAPAAGERVPYRGVRRAIGNQMETSKYTAPHVTHHDEVDVTELVELREELKPLAEEQGVSLTYMPFVMKAVVAALKEFPFMNSQLDEENEEIVLREEYNVGVATATDVGLMVPVVHGADGKGLLDLAREMNEKVQKARERKISPDEMQGGTFTITNVGGIGGEYATPIINYPEVGILALGAIKEKPRVVDGDVVPRKVLTLSLSFDHRVVDGAVGARFTNKVREYLANPKLLMLE; this is encoded by the coding sequence ATGGCTACGAAGGAATTCAAACTGCCCGACGTGGGCGAGGGCGTCGCCGAGGGCGAACTCGTCACGTGGCACGTCTCCCCCGGCGACACGGTCACCGAGGACCAGGTGGTCGCGGAGGTGGAGACGGACAAGGCGCTGGTCGACGTTCCGTCGCCGTACGACGGGACGGTGAAGGAACTGCTCGCCGAGGAGGGCGAGATGGTCCCCGTCGGCACCGTCATCATCACCTTCGACGTCGAAGGCGAGGGTGACGAGGCCGCCGCCGAGAGCGAGGCGGGCGACGGTACCGAGGCGAGCGCAGACGCCGAGGCGACCGACGAGGGCGCGACGGCCGAAGAGACGGCGGAGACGGAGACGTCGTCCGGCCGCGTGTTCGCGTCCCCGAGCGTCCGCAAACTCGCGCGCGAACTCGACGTGGACGTGGCCGCCGTCTCGGGCACGGGTCCGAGCGGCCGGGTGACCGAGTCCGACGTGCGCGCGGCCGCGGAGTCCGACGACGAGGCGGAGACGGGCGGGCCGCGGGAGGTGTCGTTCTCCGGCGAGTCGGCCGTCTCGAAGCGCGGCGACGCCGGCAACGGCGAAGTCTCGTCGGCCGCGTCGGCGTCGCAGTCGGCGGCCGGCCGGGAGAAGACGCTGGCCGCGCCCGCGACGCGGCGCGTCGCCCAGGAGGAGGGCGTGAACATCGACGACGTGCCGGCGACCGAACGACGGGACGGCGAGGCGTTCGTCTCCGCCGCGGCCGTCCGGGAGTACGCCGAGGCCCAGCGCGCGGCACAGGAGGCCGACGCGGAGGCGCTTGCGGCCGAGGAGGGCGCCGGCGAGGCGGCCGAGGCGGCCGACGCGGAGACGGCGTCCGCCGCGACCGAATCCGCGGATGCGGCTCCCGCGGCCGGCGAACGCGTCCCCTACCGGGGCGTCCGCCGGGCCATCGGGAACCAGATGGAGACGTCGAAGTACACCGCCCCGCACGTCACGCACCACGACGAGGTGGACGTGACCGAGTTGGTCGAACTCCGCGAGGAACTGAAGCCCCTCGCCGAGGAACAGGGCGTCTCGCTCACGTACATGCCGTTCGTGATGAAGGCCGTCGTCGCGGCCCTGAAAGAGTTCCCGTTCATGAACTCCCAACTCGACGAGGAGAACGAGGAGATAGTGCTCCGCGAGGAGTACAACGTCGGCGTCGCCACCGCGACGGACGTCGGCCTGATGGTGCCCGTCGTCCACGGCGCGGACGGCAAGGGCCTGTTGGACCTCGCGCGCGAGATGAACGAGAAGGTGCAGAAGGCCCGCGAGCGGAAGATATCCCCCGACGAGATGCAGGGCGGCACCTTCACCATCACCAACGTCGGGGGTATCGGCGGCGAGTACGCGACGCCCATCATCAACTACCCCGAGGTGGGTATCCTCGCTCTCGGTGCCATCAAGGAGAAACCCCGCGTCGTCGACGGCGACGTCGTCCCGCGGAAGGTGCTCACGCTGTCGCTATCGTTCGACCACCGCGTCGTCGACGGCGCGGTCGGTGCGCGATTCACGAACAAGGTCAGGGAGTACCTCGCGAACCCCAAACTCCTCATGCTCGAATAA
- the serB gene encoding phosphoserine phosphatase SerB codes for MRLVAFDFDGTLSDSEMTVLLGRRMDVADEMADITDRAMNDEISYADSLRERAALLDGLDEESAEEAYGDVTLRPGAADLIARLRDAGHHVAILTGGFERGVERALEAEGVEVDTIVANRLPVEGGRLTGEVEGPLVEGTKDEALESLAADLGVKLSRTVAVGDGANDLPMLEVAGLSVGFVPKPAVRPSCDAVVASMYRLGKVFEGYSILPKSDQ; via the coding sequence ATGCGACTCGTGGCCTTCGACTTCGACGGAACGCTCTCGGACTCGGAGATGACGGTACTCCTCGGCCGCCGGATGGACGTGGCCGACGAGATGGCCGACATCACCGACCGCGCGATGAACGACGAGATCTCCTACGCCGACAGCCTCCGCGAACGCGCCGCCCTCCTCGACGGACTCGACGAGGAGTCCGCCGAGGAGGCGTACGGTGACGTGACCCTCCGGCCGGGCGCCGCGGACCTCATCGCCCGCCTCCGGGACGCCGGCCACCACGTCGCCATCCTCACCGGCGGCTTCGAACGCGGCGTCGAACGCGCTCTGGAGGCGGAGGGCGTCGAAGTGGACACTATCGTCGCCAACCGTCTCCCCGTCGAGGGCGGGCGTCTCACCGGCGAGGTGGAGGGACCGCTCGTCGAGGGGACGAAGGACGAGGCGCTGGAGTCGCTGGCCGCCGACCTCGGCGTGAAACTCTCCCGCACCGTCGCCGTCGGCGACGGCGCGAACGACCTGCCGATGCTCGAAGTCGCCGGCCTCTCCGTCGGCTTCGTCCCGAAACCGGCCGTCCGACCGTCCTGCGACGCCGTCGTCGCCTCGATGTACCGCCTCGGCAAGGTGTTCGAGGGGTACAGTATCCTGCCGAAGTCCGACCAGTAG
- a CDS encoding VOC family protein: protein MSKTQQRAEITGLRIVSLVVDDVDDAIEFYTQTLGFEVKADDDFEMDGQAGRWVTVGVPEQDVEISLVEAEEPYYDENTQTLLESKRGTETWWTFRTPDCEASVAALRDAGVEITQEPRTYPWGTEAMFADPSGNQFSLFEYAE from the coding sequence ATGAGCAAGACACAGCAGCGAGCGGAGATAACCGGCCTGCGCATCGTCTCGCTGGTCGTCGACGACGTCGACGACGCCATCGAGTTCTACACGCAGACGCTCGGCTTCGAGGTGAAGGCGGACGACGACTTCGAGATGGACGGACAGGCGGGCCGGTGGGTCACGGTGGGTGTCCCCGAACAGGACGTCGAGATTTCGCTCGTCGAGGCCGAGGAACCGTACTACGACGAGAACACGCAGACGCTCCTGGAGTCGAAGCGCGGGACCGAGACGTGGTGGACGTTCCGGACGCCGGACTGCGAGGCGTCCGTCGCCGCCCTCCGGGACGCCGGCGTCGAAATCACGCAGGAACCGCGGACGTACCCGTGGGGCACCGAAGCGATGTTCGCGGACCCCTCCGGCAACCAGTTCAGCCTGTTCGAGTACGCCGAGTGA
- the otsB gene encoding trehalose-phosphatase, producing MSEARSEALDAAVETLASRLPEREELLLCLEFDGTLAVPGETPDEATVRPEMRAAVAELHSRPSVTVAVTSGRPLDDVRTRVDLPGVTYAGNHGLELRTEGVRNVHPVAETYRPDVDHVCEELRDDFADEANVAVEHRGQTLAVHHRRVPDSRVPAVWKAVARAVGEFASGTLAVREGAGEVEVRPAVAWDRGSVVSSLLDERAACLPVFVGDARTDEAGFRAVERDGVGVRVGDAEERATAATEFVRDADEATALVEWLCRTGVERLGAPGPTTQRGPAAGATGDRSTKSD from the coding sequence ATGTCTGAGGCGCGGAGCGAGGCGCTGGACGCCGCGGTGGAGACGCTCGCGTCCCGCCTGCCCGAACGGGAGGAACTCCTCCTGTGTCTGGAGTTCGACGGGACGCTCGCAGTCCCGGGAGAGACCCCCGACGAGGCGACGGTTCGGCCGGAGATGCGCGCCGCGGTGGCGGAACTGCACAGTCGTCCGAGCGTCACCGTCGCGGTGACGAGCGGACGGCCACTCGACGACGTGCGGACGCGCGTCGACCTGCCGGGCGTGACCTACGCCGGCAACCACGGCCTCGAACTGCGCACCGAGGGCGTGCGGAACGTCCACCCGGTCGCGGAGACGTACCGGCCGGACGTGGACCACGTCTGCGAGGAACTCCGCGACGACTTCGCCGACGAGGCGAACGTCGCCGTCGAACACCGGGGGCAGACGCTGGCCGTCCACCACCGGCGCGTTCCCGACTCGCGCGTGCCCGCCGTCTGGAAGGCCGTCGCGCGCGCCGTCGGCGAGTTCGCCAGCGGGACGCTCGCGGTCCGCGAGGGCGCCGGCGAAGTCGAGGTCCGACCGGCCGTCGCGTGGGACAGGGGCAGCGTCGTCTCGTCGCTCCTGGACGAACGCGCCGCCTGTCTCCCCGTGTTCGTCGGCGACGCGCGGACGGACGAGGCGGGGTTCCGCGCGGTCGAACGCGACGGCGTCGGCGTCCGCGTCGGCGACGCCGAGGAACGGGCGACGGCGGCGACGGAGTTCGTCCGCGACGCCGACGAGGCGACGGCGCTCGTGGAGTGGCTCTGTCGGACGGGCGTCGAGCGACTCGGCGCACCGGGACCGACGACGCAGCGAGGGCCGGCGGCCGGCGCGACGGGCGACCGGTCCACGAAGTCCGACTGA
- the pdhA gene encoding pyruvate dehydrogenase (acetyl-transferring) E1 component subunit alpha produces MSVLQRDPQDMLRVIDEDGNPVGDVPDLSDEELVTMYREMYLARHFDTRAVSLQRQGRMGTYPPLSGQEGAQIGSAFALDEEDWMFPSYREHGAALHRGLPLKRTLLYWMGHEKGNRIPEDVNMFPVAVPIATQVLHATGAGWAKKLQNEDEAVLCYFGDGATSEGDFHEGLNFAGVFDTPNVFFCNNNQWAISVPRERQTAAETIAQKAVAYGFEGVQVDGMDPLAVYAATRAAVDKAKNPGEGERRPTLIEAVQYRFGAHTTADDPSVYRDDDEVEKWKAKDPIPRLETFLRETGRLDDEAVEAIQADVKDQVAEAIKAAEAEPRPEPDEMFTHVFAEMTPEIEAQAEAFAELYAEYGDEGFLRE; encoded by the coding sequence ATGAGCGTACTGCAGCGAGACCCGCAGGACATGCTTCGCGTCATCGACGAAGACGGGAACCCGGTCGGCGACGTCCCCGACCTGAGCGACGAGGAGTTGGTGACGATGTACCGGGAGATGTACCTGGCCCGCCACTTCGACACGCGGGCGGTGAGTCTCCAGCGACAGGGTCGGATGGGGACGTACCCGCCGTTGTCCGGACAGGAGGGGGCCCAGATAGGGAGCGCGTTCGCGTTGGACGAGGAGGACTGGATGTTCCCGAGTTACCGCGAACACGGCGCGGCCCTCCACCGCGGCCTCCCCCTGAAGCGGACCCTCCTCTACTGGATGGGCCACGAGAAGGGGAACCGCATCCCCGAGGACGTGAACATGTTCCCCGTCGCCGTCCCCATCGCGACGCAGGTGCTCCACGCGACGGGCGCGGGGTGGGCCAAGAAGTTGCAGAACGAGGACGAGGCCGTCCTCTGTTACTTCGGCGACGGCGCGACCAGCGAGGGCGACTTCCACGAGGGGCTCAACTTCGCGGGCGTCTTCGACACGCCGAACGTGTTCTTCTGTAACAACAACCAGTGGGCCATCTCGGTCCCCAGAGAGCGACAGACGGCCGCGGAGACCATCGCGCAGAAGGCCGTCGCCTACGGCTTCGAGGGCGTGCAGGTGGACGGGATGGACCCCCTCGCCGTCTACGCCGCCACGCGGGCGGCCGTCGACAAGGCGAAGAATCCCGGCGAGGGCGAACGCCGGCCGACGCTCATCGAGGCGGTGCAGTACCGCTTCGGCGCGCACACCACGGCGGACGACCCGAGCGTCTACCGCGACGACGACGAGGTGGAGAAGTGGAAGGCGAAGGACCCGATTCCGCGACTGGAGACGTTCCTCCGGGAGACCGGCCGCCTCGACGACGAGGCGGTCGAGGCGATTCAGGCCGACGTGAAAGACCAGGTCGCAGAAGCAATCAAGGCAGCCGAGGCCGAACCCCGACCCGAACCGGACGAGATGTTCACGCACGTCTTCGCTGAGATGACGCCCGAGATAGAGGCGCAAGCCGAGGCGTTCGCGGAACTGTACGCGGAGTACGGCGACGAAGGGTTCCTCCGAGAGTAA
- a CDS encoding helix-turn-helix domain-containing protein gives MSTIAAVELDADEFALGESLPALDDGELEVIRVAATNENTVVPYVRVSGDGLDAFEESLSSDSSVETWRLVDDLGDERLYRMEWTEDILVVVHLLLEEEGAVLEMHGGRGTWRLRVLLPDRDSLTETAQFCEERDLTFAIKHIYELDGSVGRGQYGLSRDQYEVLTTALGQGYFDVPRNVTMGDLAAELDISQQAVSERLRRGHKNLLESTLEVGESSFGEPTKQRLQ, from the coding sequence ATGAGCACAATCGCGGCCGTCGAACTCGACGCAGACGAGTTCGCACTCGGCGAGTCACTACCCGCCCTCGACGACGGCGAACTGGAGGTCATTCGCGTCGCCGCGACGAACGAGAACACCGTCGTCCCCTACGTCCGCGTCTCCGGCGACGGGTTGGACGCGTTCGAGGAGTCGCTGTCGTCGGACTCGTCGGTCGAGACGTGGCGCCTCGTGGACGACCTGGGCGACGAACGACTGTACCGGATGGAGTGGACGGAGGACATCCTCGTCGTCGTTCACCTCCTCTTGGAGGAGGAGGGGGCCGTCCTCGAGATGCACGGCGGGCGGGGCACGTGGCGACTCCGGGTCCTCCTCCCGGACCGGGACTCGCTCACGGAGACGGCGCAGTTCTGCGAGGAACGCGACCTGACGTTCGCCATCAAGCACATCTACGAACTCGACGGGTCGGTCGGCCGCGGCCAGTACGGCCTGTCGAGGGACCAGTACGAAGTCCTCACGACGGCTCTCGGACAGGGCTACTTCGACGTCCCGCGGAACGTCACGATGGGTGACCTCGCCGCCGAACTCGACATCTCCCAGCAGGCCGTCTCCGAACGACTCCGGCGCGGTCACAAGAACCTCCTCGAGAGCACGCTCGAAGTGGGCGAGTCCTCGTTCGGCGAACCGACCAAGCAACGACTCCAGTGA
- a CDS encoding alpha,alpha-trehalose-phosphate synthase (UDP-forming), with protein sequence MSETPAEAVDDFRPSAENEMEPTRGTRRAGGTERDLVVVSNREPYQHGYDADGGVVVDEPVGGLTAGLDPVVQRTGGDWVAWGDGEADAVVTDEDDCVAVPPDDERYTLRRVWLTDDEVTDYYYGYSNRVLWPLCHDLVGRVEVEPRYWETYESVNESFGEAAAERATEDSTVWIQDYHFCLAPKTIRESLPEGANTVQFWHIPWPSWETFRVVPHAGELVEGLLANDLLGFHVERYRDNFLDCAAALDGTRVDREAGVVHVDGRTVRVGAFPMGVDAERIASTAANFDQHAWAHLAGTYGIDPNVAVAVGVDRLDYTKGIPERIGALERFWEDHPEWRGELTFVQKSSHSRSRIPAYERIAEEVTAAVDRVNDRFGTATWQPIVHVDDHLDQRELYGLYRHSDLALVSPLKDGMNLVAKEYAAAQVDDDGVLLLSEFAGAHEELDEAVQINPHSRDGFATAIHRALSMSTVERRRRMRSLRERVRDNDLDAWVTDVLDAASRDPEALRAGGRDV encoded by the coding sequence ATGTCTGAGACCCCAGCGGAAGCCGTCGACGATTTCCGACCGAGCGCCGAGAACGAGATGGAACCGACGCGAGGGACGCGTCGGGCCGGCGGGACCGAACGCGACCTCGTCGTCGTCTCGAACCGCGAACCGTACCAGCACGGGTACGACGCCGACGGCGGCGTCGTCGTCGACGAACCCGTCGGCGGACTGACCGCGGGACTCGACCCCGTGGTCCAGCGGACGGGCGGCGACTGGGTCGCGTGGGGCGACGGCGAGGCGGACGCCGTCGTCACCGACGAGGACGACTGCGTGGCGGTTCCGCCGGACGACGAACGGTACACGCTGCGCCGCGTCTGGCTGACCGACGACGAGGTGACGGACTACTACTACGGCTACAGCAACCGGGTCCTGTGGCCGCTCTGTCACGACCTGGTCGGCCGGGTCGAGGTCGAGCCGAGGTACTGGGAGACGTACGAGTCGGTCAACGAGTCGTTCGGCGAGGCGGCGGCCGAACGGGCGACCGAGGACTCGACCGTCTGGATACAGGACTACCACTTCTGCCTCGCGCCGAAGACGATTCGGGAGTCGCTACCCGAGGGCGCGAACACGGTCCAGTTCTGGCACATCCCGTGGCCGTCGTGGGAGACGTTCCGGGTCGTCCCCCACGCCGGGGAACTCGTCGAGGGACTGCTCGCGAACGACCTGCTCGGCTTCCACGTCGAACGCTACCGGGACAACTTCCTCGACTGCGCCGCCGCCCTCGACGGGACGCGCGTGGACCGCGAGGCCGGCGTCGTCCACGTCGACGGCCGGACGGTCCGCGTCGGCGCGTTCCCGATGGGCGTCGACGCCGAGCGAATCGCCTCGACGGCGGCGAACTTCGACCAGCACGCGTGGGCGCACCTCGCCGGGACGTACGGCATCGACCCCAACGTCGCCGTCGCCGTCGGCGTGGACCGCCTCGACTACACGAAGGGCATCCCCGAGCGAATCGGCGCGCTCGAACGCTTCTGGGAGGACCACCCCGAGTGGCGCGGCGAACTGACGTTCGTCCAGAAGTCGAGCCACAGTCGGTCGCGGATACCCGCCTACGAACGCATCGCCGAGGAGGTCACCGCGGCCGTCGACCGGGTGAACGACCGGTTCGGCACAGCGACGTGGCAGCCCATCGTCCACGTGGACGACCACCTCGACCAGCGCGAACTGTACGGGCTGTACCGCCACAGCGACCTCGCACTCGTGAGCCCCCTCAAGGACGGGATGAACCTCGTCGCCAAGGAGTACGCCGCCGCGCAGGTCGACGACGACGGCGTCCTCCTCCTGAGCGAGTTCGCGGGCGCACACGAGGAACTCGACGAGGCGGTACAGATCAACCCGCACTCCCGCGACGGGTTCGCGACGGCCATCCACCGGGCGCTGTCGATGTCCACCGTCGAACGCCGCCGCCGGATGCGGTCGCTGCGCGAACGGGTCCGCGACAACGACCTGGACGCGTGGGTGACGGACGTCCTCGACGCCGCGAGTCGGGACCCCGAGGCGCTTCGGGCGGGTGGTCGCGATGTCTGA
- a CDS encoding alpha-ketoacid dehydrogenase subunit beta, with product MSQSQQTQNLTLVQAVRDGLYTEMKADDSVVVMGEDVGKNGGVFRATEGLWDEFGDDRVIDTPLAESGIAGTAIGMAAMGMRPVAEMQFSGFMYPAFDQIVSHAARLRTRSRGRFTCPLVVRAPYGGGIRAPEHHSESKEAFYVHEAGLKVVMPSTPYDTKGLLISAIRDPDPVIFLEPKLIYRAFRGDVPEDDYEVPLGEAAVRREGTDISVYTYGAMTRPTLEAAENLDEEGVSVEVVDLRTVSPMDEETIVESFKKTGRGAVVHEAPKTGGLGAEITATIQEEALLHQEAPITRIAGYDVPYPLYALEDYYLPSVARVEEGIRDAVEF from the coding sequence ATGAGTCAGAGTCAACAGACGCAGAATCTCACGTTGGTACAGGCGGTACGGGACGGTCTCTACACCGAAATGAAAGCGGACGATAGCGTAGTCGTCATGGGCGAGGACGTCGGCAAGAACGGCGGCGTCTTCCGCGCGACCGAGGGCCTCTGGGACGAGTTCGGCGACGACCGGGTCATCGACACCCCCCTCGCGGAGTCCGGCATCGCCGGGACGGCCATCGGCATGGCCGCGATGGGGATGCGACCGGTCGCGGAGATGCAGTTCTCCGGCTTCATGTACCCCGCGTTCGACCAGATAGTGAGCCACGCGGCCCGCCTGCGCACCCGCAGTCGCGGCCGGTTCACCTGTCCCCTCGTCGTCCGCGCCCCCTACGGCGGCGGCATCCGCGCGCCGGAACACCACTCGGAGTCCAAGGAGGCGTTCTACGTCCACGAGGCGGGCCTGAAAGTCGTCATGCCCTCCACGCCGTACGACACGAAGGGGCTCCTCATCTCGGCCATCCGCGACCCCGACCCGGTCATCTTCCTCGAACCGAAACTCATCTACCGCGCGTTCCGCGGCGACGTGCCCGAGGACGACTACGAGGTGCCCCTCGGCGAGGCGGCCGTCCGCCGCGAGGGGACGGACATCTCCGTCTACACCTACGGCGCGATGACCCGGCCGACCCTCGAAGCGGCCGAGAACCTCGACGAGGAGGGCGTCAGCGTCGAAGTCGTCGACCTGCGCACCGTCTCGCCGATGGACGAGGAGACCATCGTGGAGTCGTTCAAGAAGACGGGGCGCGGCGCCGTCGTCCACGAGGCGCCGAAGACGGGCGGCCTCGGCGCGGAGATAACCGCGACGATTCAGGAGGAAGCGCTGCTCCACCAGGAGGCACCCATCACGCGCATCGCGGGCTACGACGTGCCGTACCCCCTCTACGCCCTCGAAGACTACTACCTCCCGTCGGTCGCACGGGTCGAAGAAGGTATCCGCGACGCGGTGGAGTTCTGA